One Nitrospirota bacterium DNA segment encodes these proteins:
- a CDS encoding ubiquinol-cytochrome c reductase iron-sulfur subunit produces the protein MQQPKLKAKVRCTDREVGEVTRVIVDPLSREISHIVVGDGAGAPERQVPMSQVQAVTDGAVQLRAASSELEQFPALKRDDYVTVHEVEIAHLEEHLHVEPGEVLVPVPELEKSIKRRTFFTNFTHAIGALMTLPLAFPVLRYLMKPMYAPFDNNWIKIGNVSKIKTEDVGVQFKFKKKVKEAFMPEAEIDKNVWILKASPAVMAEVYKGKDMDFHDSAGKLVWSNKQTVPYIAYSGKCPHLGCGYKWRSHKVLGQVFLCPCHLSIYNASGKVLDGPAPRPLDALPIRVAANGDIEIIDMEYKAGTKAQVRIV, from the coding sequence ATGCAGCAGCCCAAGCTGAAAGCTAAGGTCCGCTGCACCGACCGGGAGGTCGGCGAGGTGACGCGCGTCATCGTCGATCCCCTCTCCCGCGAGATCAGCCACATCGTCGTGGGAGATGGAGCCGGTGCGCCGGAGCGGCAGGTCCCGATGTCGCAGGTCCAGGCGGTGACGGACGGCGCCGTGCAGCTCCGCGCCGCCTCCAGCGAGCTGGAACAGTTCCCGGCGCTGAAGCGGGACGACTACGTGACGGTCCACGAGGTGGAGATCGCGCACCTGGAGGAGCACCTGCACGTGGAGCCGGGCGAGGTGCTGGTGCCGGTGCCCGAGCTCGAAAAGAGCATCAAGCGCCGGACGTTCTTCACGAACTTCACGCACGCGATCGGCGCCCTCATGACGCTCCCGCTCGCGTTCCCGGTCCTCCGCTACCTCATGAAGCCGATGTACGCGCCGTTCGACAACAACTGGATCAAGATCGGCAACGTGAGCAAGATCAAGACCGAGGACGTGGGGGTGCAGTTCAAGTTCAAGAAGAAGGTCAAGGAAGCCTTCATGCCCGAGGCCGAGATCGACAAGAACGTCTGGATCCTCAAGGCCTCTCCCGCGGTCATGGCGGAGGTTTACAAGGGCAAGGACATGGACTTCCACGACTCCGCCGGGAAGCTCGTCTGGAGCAACAAGCAGACGGTGCCCTACATCGCCTATTCCGGGAAGTGTCCGCACCTCGGCTGCGGCTACAAGTGGCGGTCGCACAAGGTGCTCGGCCAGGTGTTCCTGTGCCCGTGCCACCTCAGCATCTACAACGCGAGCGGCAAGGTCCTGGACGGCCCGGCTCCGCGTCCGCTGGACGCCCTGCCGATCCGGGTGGCGGCCAACGGGGACATCGAGATCATTGACATGGAATACAAGGCCGGGACCAAGGCCCAGGTCCGCATCGTCTGA
- a CDS encoding cytochrome bc complex cytochrome b subunit, whose translation MNGQPTALEKIIAFVDERVGLKTIQAKMLNEPVPGGSRWAYVFGSVLLFIFIMQAVTGILLMFYYVPSADHAYASTQYIIHEVDYGWFILSYHFWGSSAMVVMVFAHMSQVFLWGAYKKPREMIWLVGLALFGIVMGFGFTGYLLPWDQRAYWATTVGVEIMDKTPVVGDFMARFLKGGPTPGQMTLSRFFVIHVMILPAALMGLAGLHLFLFRKAGPAGPFRGSHEELKAKTDYFFPRQVWKDIVAMGAVFLTICSLAFVEPVVLLEEATPDPGEYHPEPEWYFLFLFQMLRLKIFAGEFGQFLGAVAIPGAFMLFLAALPFIDRSPERNIFKRPVALVGWLIVMAGILVFTVSAIINREFLD comes from the coding sequence ATGAACGGACAACCGACCGCGCTGGAAAAGATCATCGCCTTCGTCGACGAGCGGGTTGGGCTCAAGACCATCCAGGCCAAGATGCTCAACGAGCCGGTGCCGGGGGGCTCCCGCTGGGCCTACGTGTTCGGCTCGGTCCTGCTCTTCATCTTCATCATGCAGGCTGTGACGGGCATCCTGCTGATGTTCTATTACGTTCCGAGCGCCGACCACGCCTACGCCAGCACCCAGTACATCATCCATGAGGTAGACTACGGCTGGTTCATCCTGAGCTACCACTTCTGGGGCTCCTCGGCGATGGTCGTGATGGTGTTCGCCCACATGTCGCAGGTGTTTTTGTGGGGGGCCTACAAGAAGCCGCGGGAGATGATCTGGCTGGTCGGGCTGGCCCTCTTCGGCATCGTGATGGGCTTCGGCTTCACCGGGTACCTGCTGCCCTGGGACCAGCGGGCCTACTGGGCGACCACCGTGGGCGTCGAGATCATGGACAAGACGCCGGTCGTCGGGGATTTCATGGCCCGGTTCCTCAAGGGCGGGCCGACGCCGGGTCAGATGACGCTGAGCCGCTTTTTCGTGATCCACGTGATGATCCTGCCGGCGGCTCTGATGGGGCTCGCGGGATTGCACCTGTTCCTGTTCCGGAAGGCGGGTCCCGCCGGGCCGTTCCGCGGGAGCCACGAGGAGCTCAAGGCCAAGACCGATTATTTCTTCCCGCGGCAGGTCTGGAAGGACATCGTCGCGATGGGAGCCGTGTTCCTCACGATCTGCAGCCTGGCTTTCGTCGAGCCGGTCGTGCTGCTGGAGGAGGCGACCCCGGACCCCGGCGAGTACCATCCGGAGCCGGAATGGTATTTCCTGTTCCTCTTCCAGATGCTCCGGCTCAAGATCTTCGCCGGCGAGTTCGGACAGTTCCTGGGCGCGGTGGCCATTCCGGGCGCCTTCATGCTGTTCCTGGCCGCGCTGCCCTTCATTGATCGGAGCCCGGAGCGGAATATTTTCAAGCGGCCGGTCGCCCTCGTGGGCTGGCTGATCGTCATGGCCGGCATCCTCGTGTTCACGGTATCGGCCATCATCAATCGGGAATTTCTAGATTAA
- a CDS encoding cytochrome ubiquinol oxidase subunit I — MRNHEHHPKRTGFFHGRGSVLAGLLVLTALAFLPGLGLAQDATSAAQSVAYRDIPGLGSRNVVWVIAQLHLLLAGFVLGVPIFAWLCEIVGWKTGDKRYDKLAKEFTKLLTSSYATTALFGGILLFLLIGFYPKLMAYLTDIFFPSFIVYCLLFLLETATLYLYWYGWDAMQDGGMKSLHLFLGFLLNVFAFFIMIVPNSWATFQASPVVISEGTEIQRAWAATWNPTWWPVNIHRLIANVVLGGYICGAYAGIRYLSAKSPEERDHYDWMGYVGNFIGVFGLLPLPFAGYWLMREIYQYNQQMGITLMGGFLSWLFILQAMLIGVLFLGSNYYFWLGITHRIPGAEVKYKRPIMAMLVILLLCLGVWMTPHSLVASLEEARKMGGTHHPLLGVFGVMSAKMTVANLMILVTFMSFIMYWRAGKQETATWAKVAKAIMGGVLGVAAVVVIVLGVWGYFVPAIVRINYFSVAQVLIVLFVMLTITPLTALLLRSAKTTTEMVWGRMPPRSAYALVLNAVMVILLMTLMGYARSSSRVHWHIYGVMRDSSQYAYSPALGYAAAFMSLNTFLFCMLVAFIFWVATMGDKAKAGGTEGKAKVPAGAVPAMAGGSPALDKE; from the coding sequence ATGAGGAACCACGAACATCATCCGAAGCGGACCGGTTTCTTCCACGGTCGGGGCTCGGTGCTCGCCGGACTGCTCGTGCTGACGGCCCTGGCTTTCCTGCCCGGCCTGGGGCTGGCTCAGGACGCGACCAGCGCCGCCCAGAGCGTCGCCTACCGGGACATTCCCGGCTTGGGCAGCCGGAACGTCGTCTGGGTCATCGCCCAGTTGCACCTGTTGCTGGCCGGCTTCGTCCTCGGCGTCCCGATCTTCGCCTGGCTTTGCGAGATCGTCGGCTGGAAGACCGGCGACAAGCGCTACGACAAGCTCGCGAAGGAGTTCACCAAGCTGCTGACCTCCTCCTACGCGACCACGGCGCTCTTCGGCGGCATCCTCCTGTTCCTGCTGATCGGCTTCTACCCGAAGCTGATGGCGTACCTGACCGACATCTTCTTCCCGTCCTTCATCGTCTACTGCCTCCTCTTCCTGCTCGAGACCGCGACCCTGTACCTCTACTGGTACGGGTGGGACGCGATGCAGGACGGGGGGATGAAATCCCTGCACCTGTTCCTCGGGTTCCTGCTGAACGTCTTCGCCTTCTTCATCATGATCGTGCCGAACTCCTGGGCCACCTTCCAGGCCAGCCCGGTCGTGATCTCGGAGGGGACCGAAATCCAGCGGGCCTGGGCCGCCACGTGGAATCCGACCTGGTGGCCGGTCAACATCCACCGGCTGATCGCGAACGTCGTGCTGGGCGGCTACATCTGCGGCGCGTATGCGGGCATCCGGTACCTCTCGGCCAAGAGCCCGGAGGAGCGCGACCACTACGACTGGATGGGCTACGTGGGGAACTTCATCGGCGTGTTCGGGCTGCTCCCGCTGCCGTTCGCCGGCTACTGGCTGATGCGCGAGATCTACCAGTACAACCAGCAGATGGGCATCACGCTGATGGGCGGCTTCCTCTCCTGGCTGTTCATCCTGCAGGCGATGCTGATCGGGGTCCTGTTCCTGGGCTCGAACTACTACTTCTGGCTCGGCATCACGCACCGGATTCCGGGAGCGGAAGTGAAGTACAAGCGGCCGATCATGGCCATGCTGGTGATCCTGCTCCTCTGCCTGGGAGTCTGGATGACGCCCCACTCGCTGGTGGCCAGCCTGGAGGAGGCGCGGAAGATGGGCGGCACCCACCATCCGCTGCTCGGCGTCTTCGGCGTCATGTCGGCCAAGATGACCGTGGCCAACCTCATGATCCTGGTCACGTTCATGAGCTTCATCATGTACTGGCGGGCCGGCAAGCAGGAGACGGCCACCTGGGCCAAGGTGGCCAAAGCCATCATGGGCGGCGTGCTCGGCGTCGCGGCCGTCGTCGTGATCGTGCTCGGCGTCTGGGGCTATTTCGTCCCGGCCATCGTGCGGATCAACTACTTCTCGGTCGCGCAGGTGCTGATCGTGCTGTTCGTCATGCTGACGATCACCCCGCTGACGGCGCTGTTGCTGCGCAGCGCGAAGACGACGACCGAGATGGTCTGGGGCCGCATGCCGCCGCGCTCCGCCTACGCGCTCGTGCTGAACGCGGTCATGGTCATCCTGCTCATGACCCTGATGGGCTACGCGCGGTCCTCGTCGCGGGTGCACTGGCACATCTACGGCGTGATGCGCGACTCCTCGCAGTACGCCTACTCCCCGGCCCTTGGCTACGCCGCGGCCTTCATGTCGCTGAACACGTTCCTGTTCTGCATGCTCGTGGCGTTCATCTTCTGGGTGGCGACGATGGGCGACAAGGCCAAGGCGGGAGGGACCGAGGGCAAGGCCAAGGTGCCGGCCGGGGCGGTGCCGGCGATGGCGGGCGGCTCACCGGCGCTGGACAAGGAGTAG
- a CDS encoding cytochrome c has protein sequence MSEVALLQVIGLCIVGIGVAILLFIQARFVRVVGFVVIVLGIFALVALGVPQMASLPPAEEKFDVASIKTAADMAAIGQKIFFSKGQCALCHSIGPSESARCPDLKGIGAKLTREFIYESLTQPQAYIYLDFRHEGPPKEYPARMPYINKNPIGLTKNEILSVIAFLQQMSGEPITVSPSEIEQAGSPAQPAAQPQKVAALIPAHGR, from the coding sequence ATGAGCGAAGTCGCGTTACTTCAGGTGATCGGGCTCTGCATCGTCGGCATCGGAGTCGCGATCCTGCTGTTCATCCAGGCCCGGTTCGTGCGGGTCGTCGGGTTCGTGGTCATCGTGCTCGGCATCTTCGCGCTGGTCGCGCTGGGCGTTCCCCAGATGGCGTCGCTGCCGCCGGCCGAAGAGAAGTTCGACGTGGCCAGCATCAAGACCGCGGCGGACATGGCGGCGATCGGCCAGAAGATCTTCTTCAGCAAAGGGCAGTGCGCCCTCTGCCATTCGATCGGTCCCAGCGAGTCGGCCCGCTGCCCGGACCTGAAGGGAATCGGCGCCAAGCTGACGCGCGAGTTCATCTACGAAAGCCTGACGCAGCCCCAGGCCTACATTTATCTCGACTTCCGGCACGAAGGGCCGCCGAAGGAGTACCCGGCGCGGATGCCCTACATCAACAAGAACCCGATCGGGCTGACGAAGAACGAGATTCTCTCCGTGATCGCGTTCCTCCAGCAGATGAGCGGGGAGCCGATCACGGTGAGCCCGTCGGAGATCGAGCAGGCCGGCTCGCCGGCGCAGCCGGCCGCGCAGCCGCAGAAAGTGGCGGCGCTGATTCCCGCCCACGGCCGGTGA
- a CDS encoding c-type cytochrome, protein MKGGLLLKGTIFTVVIYLLLKFGLPLFTAPLPASLIFLYLALTVTGIVIFATLSGQSMDAFLGPIFRFLSGEGQRGAMQGARMAVLVLFPLLVGYQTYASTMPSDQPPAENRTIHPAPPGEFVGLSNPVPNTPENVMTGKGLYAAFCSPCHGGNFDGKGPAARGFNPPPANFSDPTTIAMLQESYLFWRIKKGGVGLPIEGMPWKSAMPRWEVELPDEWIWKIIMGEYDGAHQKPRTWE, encoded by the coding sequence ATGAAAGGCGGACTCCTGCTCAAAGGCACGATCTTCACCGTCGTCATCTACCTGCTCCTGAAGTTCGGGCTCCCGCTGTTCACCGCGCCGCTGCCGGCCAGCCTGATCTTCCTCTATTTGGCCCTGACGGTCACGGGCATCGTGATCTTCGCCACGCTCAGCGGTCAGTCCATGGACGCGTTCCTGGGGCCCATCTTCCGGTTCCTGAGCGGGGAAGGGCAGCGCGGCGCGATGCAGGGCGCGCGGATGGCCGTGCTGGTGCTGTTCCCGCTGCTGGTCGGGTACCAGACGTATGCGAGCACGATGCCGAGCGACCAGCCTCCGGCCGAGAACCGCACGATCCACCCGGCGCCGCCTGGCGAGTTCGTGGGCCTGTCGAATCCGGTGCCAAACACGCCGGAGAACGTCATGACCGGCAAGGGGCTGTACGCCGCCTTCTGCTCGCCCTGCCACGGGGGCAATTTCGACGGGAAGGGGCCGGCCGCGCGGGGCTTCAACCCGCCGCCAGCGAACTTCTCCGATCCGACCACGATCGCCATGCTCCAGGAGAGCTACCTGTTCTGGCGCATCAAGAAGGGCGGGGTCGGACTCCCGATCGAAGGCATGCCCTGGAAGTCGGCCATGCCGCGCTGGGAGGTGGAGCTGCCGGACGAGTGGATCTGGAAGATCATCATGGGCGAGTACGACGGCGCCCATCAGAAGCCGCGCACCTGGGAATAA
- a CDS encoding ethylbenzene dehydrogenase-related protein, which translates to MKQPGKRAGLGRVLILSLAGFVPLASGLVPLAHAQESVVVRAPMVKGDLPGEDPTAAAWNAAPAAEFPMSPQVHWPNRIQEVTVKSVKVRALHDGQRLAVLLEYEDPAQDPDDAAALEFMVGDKKAHFAHGQPMAQVEGGPVNIWFWKNKDATVLDMTAQGFGTLKTQEQQDVRGKGVYQNGSWRVVFSRSLTTADAQYDTQFKPGDFINIAFAVWDGKKLESGDLKEKGSQKAVSSWWYFRLEPPPDYSAYYYAALAVGLALGVQFVIIRKLKKGTTT; encoded by the coding sequence GTGAAGCAGCCTGGGAAAAGAGCGGGACTAGGACGAGTGTTGATCCTTTCGCTGGCTGGATTCGTGCCTCTCGCCTCGGGCCTCGTGCCTCTCGCCCATGCCCAGGAGAGCGTCGTCGTGCGGGCTCCGATGGTCAAGGGCGACCTGCCGGGCGAAGACCCGACCGCGGCCGCCTGGAACGCGGCGCCTGCCGCCGAGTTCCCGATGTCCCCGCAGGTCCACTGGCCGAACCGGATCCAGGAAGTCACGGTCAAGTCGGTGAAGGTGCGGGCCCTGCACGACGGCCAGCGCCTGGCCGTCCTGCTGGAATACGAAGACCCGGCGCAGGACCCGGACGATGCGGCGGCGCTGGAGTTCATGGTGGGGGACAAGAAGGCGCACTTCGCCCACGGGCAGCCGATGGCGCAGGTCGAAGGCGGCCCGGTGAACATCTGGTTCTGGAAGAACAAGGACGCCACGGTGCTGGACATGACCGCCCAGGGCTTCGGCACCCTCAAGACCCAGGAGCAGCAGGACGTCAGGGGCAAGGGGGTCTATCAGAACGGCTCCTGGCGGGTGGTGTTTTCGCGGAGCCTGACGACGGCGGACGCGCAGTACGACACGCAGTTCAAGCCGGGTGACTTCATCAACATCGCGTTCGCGGTGTGGGACGGGAAAAAGCTGGAGAGCGGCGATCTGAAGGAGAAGGGTTCGCAGAAGGCCGTCTCTTCCTGGTGGTACTTCCGCCTGGAGCCGCCGCCGGACTATTCCGCTTACTATTACGCGGCCTTGGCCGTCGGTCTGGCCCTGGGAGTCCAGTTCGTGATCATCCGGAAGCTGAAGAAAGGGACGACCACATGA
- a CDS encoding c-type cytochrome, protein MRGAAQQGATRGVHRLALAAALVGVAAAVGGAGCALFQSEQVTKGQKLYAHYCMHCHGEHGRQNEGYNWAQMPDPRPKDLSNKSEMSTFKDEDIFNTVSRDMKDTTPEIGDKIGDDEFAVPTMPTFKYTLSEEEIWAIVAYVRTLHGMKLEFNVEGRKKELQDQLQAAQQKFDQAKQALEAAEKKAQEEADKKGAEVDEAATAKEQEALGAASKELEAAKTAAGNFSSRPKFAAVPRPDLAMAQDQSAKQAELGKRLYTNKYGCNACHRVGEEGGVVGPALDRAGFRLNATWVYRWIKYPQAMKPETRMPNLGISDEDAKALAAYLSMLRAPKPEKPIEKAAG, encoded by the coding sequence ATGAGGGGGGCCGCACAGCAGGGGGCGACAAGGGGCGTGCACCGGCTTGCGCTCGCCGCGGCGCTCGTGGGCGTCGCGGCCGCCGTCGGAGGGGCGGGCTGCGCCCTTTTCCAGAGCGAGCAGGTGACCAAGGGGCAGAAGCTGTACGCGCACTACTGCATGCACTGTCACGGCGAGCACGGCCGCCAGAACGAGGGCTACAACTGGGCGCAGATGCCGGACCCGCGCCCCAAGGACCTCTCGAACAAGAGCGAGATGTCCACGTTCAAGGACGAGGACATCTTCAACACGGTCTCCCGCGACATGAAGGACACGACCCCCGAGATCGGCGACAAGATCGGGGACGACGAGTTCGCCGTGCCGACGATGCCGACCTTCAAGTACACGTTGTCCGAGGAGGAGATCTGGGCGATCGTGGCCTACGTCCGGACCCTGCACGGCATGAAGCTGGAGTTCAACGTGGAGGGCCGGAAGAAGGAGCTGCAGGACCAGCTTCAAGCGGCCCAGCAAAAGTTCGACCAGGCCAAGCAGGCGCTCGAAGCGGCGGAGAAGAAGGCGCAGGAGGAGGCGGACAAGAAGGGCGCCGAGGTGGACGAGGCCGCGACGGCCAAGGAGCAGGAGGCTCTCGGGGCCGCGTCCAAGGAGTTGGAAGCGGCGAAGACCGCGGCGGGCAACTTCTCCTCCCGGCCCAAGTTCGCGGCCGTCCCGCGGCCGGACCTGGCGATGGCTCAGGACCAGTCCGCGAAACAGGCGGAGCTCGGCAAGCGGCTCTACACGAACAAGTACGGCTGCAACGCCTGCCACCGGGTCGGGGAAGAAGGGGGCGTCGTGGGGCCGGCGCTGGACCGGGCCGGCTTCCGCCTGAACGCCACCTGGGTGTACCGCTGGATCAAGTACCCCCAGGCCATGAAGCCGGAAACCCGCATGCCCAACCTCGGCATCAGCGACGAAGACGCCAAGGCCCTCGCGGCCTACCTGAGCATGCTGCGCGCGCCGAAGCCGGAGAAGCCGATCGAAAAAGCGGCTGGCTGA
- the ubiA gene encoding 4-hydroxybenzoate octaprenyltransferase, translating to MLPPPAAERPSPASPPSSRPDWAALARLIRLSNQSGTLLLMLPTLWGLFLASKGRPSPTLLAIFVAGSFLMRSAGVVLNDLADRPFDRQVSRTRSRPLASGALAPSDARRLALLLLGLAGGLLLFLNRLTLLLGPIALLLAALYPFAKRVIRLPQAMLGLAFGWGTVMAWAAVRNSLDPPVWFLYGSIALWTLAYDTIYALQDREDDVRIGVKSAAILFGAQTWLAVGLSLTGMVLLLATAGWLVGLGPLFYAALAAVGLFFLWQVRRLRESPSPEQAFTLFKQHVWAGWGILLGIWGGTV from the coding sequence ATGTTACCACCCCCGGCGGCAGAGCGCCCTTCGCCCGCTTCTCCCCCCTCTTCGCGCCCGGACTGGGCGGCCCTGGCTCGGCTGATCCGCCTCTCCAACCAGTCCGGCACGCTCTTGCTGATGCTCCCGACCCTGTGGGGGCTGTTTCTGGCCTCCAAAGGCCGCCCGTCTCCGACGCTCCTGGCGATTTTCGTCGCCGGCTCGTTTCTGATGCGCAGCGCCGGCGTGGTCCTCAACGACCTGGCCGACCGGCCTTTCGATCGCCAGGTGAGCCGGACCAGATCGCGGCCTCTAGCCAGCGGGGCCCTGGCCCCGTCTGACGCCCGGCGCCTGGCGCTCCTGCTGCTGGGCCTGGCCGGGGGCTTGCTGCTCTTCCTGAACCGTCTGACCCTGCTCCTGGGCCCGATCGCCCTGCTTCTGGCCGCCCTCTACCCCTTCGCCAAGCGAGTCATCCGGCTTCCCCAGGCCATGCTGGGGCTGGCGTTCGGCTGGGGCACGGTCATGGCCTGGGCGGCCGTGCGGAACAGTCTCGACCCGCCGGTCTGGTTCCTCTACGGAAGCATCGCCCTGTGGACCCTGGCCTACGACACGATCTACGCCCTGCAGGACCGCGAGGACGACGTCCGGATCGGCGTCAAGTCGGCGGCGATCCTGTTCGGAGCCCAGACCTGGCTGGCCGTCGGCCTGTCGCTGACGGGGATGGTGCTCCTGCTGGCCACCGCAGGGTGGCTGGTCGGTCTCGGTCCCCTCTTTTACGCGGCGCTGGCGGCGGTCGGCCTGTTTTTTCTGTGGCAGGTGCGTCGGCTTCGCGAGTCCCCGTCACCGGAGCAGGCCTTCACGCTCTTCAAGCAGCATGTCTGGGCGGGCTGGGGAATTCTGCTGGGAATCTGGGGAGGAACGGTGTAG
- a CDS encoding PAS domain S-box protein: MRLPSPLKGSRPLHCLVAVGVVLLATGSRMLLDPLLGDRDPFVTFILAVLIAILYTDTGASLLALGLALLSANYFFIAPRGSLAIAAPADRLDFGLYLFIGLVAVGLIQWQRRARHAAETSMADELAKRSALEREIRERRRAEEALRHSEQQFSSAFENAAIGMALVAPDGRWLKVNRSLCDLTGYSAEELLAKTFQDITHPDDLERDLDYVRQMLAGEIHTYQMEKRYFHKLGHTVWILLSVSLVRDTQGRPVHFISQIQGITERKSAEEALRQSEAQLRHAQKMEAVGRLAGGLAHDFNNLLMVINGYSVLLLEEYGTDQRLRTSVQQIKQATESAASLIQQLLAFSRKQVLVPTVIDLNAVVSRMSAMLQRLLGEDIDLSTDLDQTVGPVKADEGQMQQVIMNLAVNARDAMRRGGRLTIETRNRDITESARHGQIVRPGRYVTLSVSDTGCGMDPETQARIFEPFFTTKPVGEGTGLGLSTVYGIVKQSGGYVFVYSEPGRGSTFRIYLPRIDGAAKPVERAPSEETAMGGTETILLAEDQPGVRTLVRETLASRGYTVLEARHGFEALMVANQSVAPIHLLLTDVVMPQMSGPELADRLRPIRPDMKVLYMSGYSDAAVVHHGKINPGTFFLPKPIEAAVLLRTVREILDAPRKI; encoded by the coding sequence GTGCGTCTTCCCTCTCCTTTGAAAGGCTCCCGGCCTCTCCATTGCCTCGTCGCCGTCGGGGTCGTGCTCCTCGCAACCGGCTCGCGCATGCTGCTCGACCCGCTTTTAGGCGATCGTGATCCCTTCGTGACCTTCATCCTGGCCGTGCTCATCGCCATCCTGTACACCGATACGGGCGCCTCACTTCTCGCGCTCGGCCTCGCGCTTCTCTCCGCCAACTATTTCTTTATCGCGCCGCGCGGGTCTCTGGCCATTGCGGCTCCAGCCGATCGGCTCGACTTTGGGCTGTACCTCTTCATCGGCCTCGTGGCGGTCGGCCTCATCCAGTGGCAACGCCGAGCCCGCCATGCGGCGGAGACGAGCATGGCGGATGAGCTGGCTAAACGCTCAGCACTGGAAAGGGAGATACGCGAACGGCGCCGGGCGGAGGAGGCCCTCAGGCACAGCGAGCAGCAATTCAGCAGTGCGTTCGAGAACGCAGCGATCGGCATGGCGCTCGTAGCTCCCGACGGCCGCTGGCTCAAGGTGAACCGCTCGTTGTGCGATCTGACCGGCTACTCGGCGGAGGAGTTGCTCGCTAAGACCTTCCAGGACATCACGCATCCGGATGATCTCGAACGTGATCTTGACTATGTGCGCCAAATGCTGGCGGGTGAGATTCACACCTACCAGATGGAGAAACGGTACTTCCACAAGCTGGGGCATACGGTCTGGATTCTGCTGAGCGTGTCCCTGGTTCGAGACACCCAAGGGAGGCCGGTGCACTTCATTTCGCAGATTCAGGGCATTACCGAGCGCAAGTCCGCTGAAGAGGCGCTTCGGCAGAGCGAAGCGCAGCTTCGCCATGCGCAGAAGATGGAGGCGGTCGGCAGGCTCGCCGGGGGCTTGGCCCATGACTTCAATAACTTGTTGATGGTGATCAACGGGTACAGCGTGCTTCTTTTGGAGGAATATGGCACGGACCAGCGCCTCCGCACCAGTGTTCAACAGATCAAGCAGGCGACAGAAAGCGCCGCCTCGCTCATCCAACAGCTCCTCGCCTTCAGCCGGAAGCAAGTCCTGGTGCCCACCGTCATTGACCTGAATGCCGTGGTCAGCCGGATGAGCGCCATGCTCCAGCGCCTCTTGGGTGAGGACATTGACCTGTCCACGGATCTGGATCAAACGGTCGGGCCGGTGAAAGCCGATGAAGGACAGATGCAGCAGGTTATCATGAACCTTGCGGTGAACGCCCGCGATGCGATGCGGCGCGGAGGCCGGCTCACCATTGAAACCAGGAACCGGGACATCACCGAATCCGCCCGCCACGGACAGATAGTCCGTCCCGGACGCTACGTGACGCTCTCGGTGAGCGACACCGGGTGCGGCATGGATCCGGAGACCCAGGCCCGCATCTTCGAGCCCTTCTTCACGACCAAGCCGGTCGGCGAAGGCACCGGGCTCGGACTCTCCACCGTCTACGGAATCGTGAAGCAGAGCGGCGGCTATGTCTTTGTCTACAGCGAGCCGGGACGCGGGAGCACCTTCAGAATCTATCTCCCACGAATTGACGGTGCAGCAAAGCCGGTTGAACGAGCCCCGAGCGAGGAGACGGCAATGGGGGGCACGGAGACGATCCTCTTGGCAGAAGACCAGCCGGGGGTTCGGACCCTCGTCCGCGAGACGCTCGCGAGTCGCGGCTATACGGTGCTCGAAGCCCGCCACGGATTCGAGGCCCTGATGGTGGCGAACCAATCGGTCGCCCCGATTCACCTGCTGCTGACCGACGTGGTGATGCCCCAGATGAGCGGCCCCGAGCTCGCCGATCGCCTTCGGCCAATACGCCCGGACATGAAGGTGTTGTACATGTCCGGCTACAGCGACGCGGCCGTGGTGCATCACGGCAAGATCAACCCCGGCACGTTCTTTCTTCCGAAGCCGATCGAGGCCGCCGTGCTCCTTCGCACCGTGCGGGAAATCTTGGACGCCCCCCGAAAGATCTAG